Within the Thiovulum sp. ES genome, the region ATAACGAGTTCGTCATCTCTCCACTCTCGAGTTACAAAAGAATCGCTAGGAACTTGATTTTCAAAAAGAGCGATGTCGATGTTTTTATCTTCGAGAAGTGTCTTGATTCTGTTTGACTTGTCAATGCTGATATAAACATCATTTTTGATTTGGTCTTTAATCTCCTCAACATGCTTTGGAATAAAGTAGTGTCCAATTGTGAAAGTTGCACCAATTTTAAAAGTGAACTCTTTGTTGATAATTTTTAAGATGTCTTTTTCTGCACCTTGAATTGATTTTGAGAGTCGAGTAACGATTTTGTGGAAATCTTCACCCTCTTTTGTAAGTTTAATACCGTTCTTTTTTCGGTGAACAACTTTTGTATCTAAATACTCTTCAATGAATTTGATCTGTTGAGTAACAGCTGGTTGTGAGATACCAAGTTTAGCAGAAGCTTTTGAAAAGCTCTCTTCTTTAACAACTACAAGGAAAGTTTCTAATTTTGTAAAGTCTCGTAACACGAAATACCTTTTTTTTTGAAATTATAACCATATTTAATAAATTAAATATAAAATATTATATTAATAATTATTTTTTTGTTAATTAT harbors:
- a CDS encoding transcriptional regulator (PFAM: LysR substrate binding domain; Bacterial regulatory helix-turn-helix protein, lysR family~IMG reference gene:2508611248_SP), which codes for MLRDFTKLETFLVVVKEESFSKASAKLGISQPAVTQQIKFIEEYLDTKVVHRKKNGIKLTKEGEDFHKIVTRLSKSIQGAEKDILKIINKEFTFKIGATFTIGHYFIPKHVEEIKDQIKNDVYISIDKSNRIKTLLEDKNIDIALFENQVPSDSFVTREWRDDELVIFSNQPIPPVLEKEDLFKFNWICRDEESPTRQLMSEALEEIDVDCNTFDVKGIVDNSTLAKETIAHCIFKDKPTVSVISKHAITQEVKEKKFFEARLKDRELKRKLYIAYNRERRKDAFVEKVTKFLLSL